The region CAGCCCATTTGTGTGAGTGCACCCGCCCACCCCTGCCAGGCCATCAGTACCCCCATGGGCAACAGCCACAAAGCCAGGCCCGCCGCCAGCACCTTGGCCAGTCTGGTTTTTTTGAACCGGGCATGCCGTGGTGTGGGGGTGTGGTCGTCTATCAACGCCGGTTGATGTGTACCACCCACCACCGTGGCCGCGCCATGCCCGCCACCGGCAGCGAATTGCGCGGGCAGCCAACGCTGGCCCAGCCAACCGGCCAACGCCGCCGCCAGCACCACCCAGGGAAACGGCAGCTTGAATACCGCAATAGCTATAAAACTAAGAGCTGCTATCGCCCATAAAACAGGCGCTTCAGACGGTTTTTTTAATGTTTTTGAGCCCATGCGGTGCACCGCCTGCAGCACGATCGCTGCCACGGCGGGTTTGATGCCATACAACAGCGCCGCCACCCAGGGCACGTTGCCAAACGCCACGTAAACCCAACTCAAACCGATCAGGATAAACAGCGAGGGCAAGACAAACAGCGCCCCCGCCACCACCCCGCCCCAGGTGCGGTGCATCAACCAGCCGATGTAGGTGGCCAGTTGCTGCGCCTCCGGGCCGGGCAACAGCATGCAATAGTTCAGCGCATGCAGAAACCGCGCCTCGGAAATCCAGCGTTTTTCCTCCACCAGCTCACGGTGCATGATGCCAATTTGCCCAGCCGGGCCACCAAAACTGATCAAGCCCAGACGCAGCCAGAATTTGAAAGCCACCCCAAAAGACACGGCTGGCGGCATGCCTGAACATGCGGATGGTTGCGCCGCTGGGTCCGCAGACGTGTCAAGCGGCGCGGGAAGGTTTGAAGAAGTAAGCGGTTTTGCAGTGTCCATGGGTCATCCATTCAAAGTTGCAGCTGTTGGACGGGACACCGTCTTGGAGCTTTGTCAAGCCCGATGCCGGGGAGCTGTTACCCCGACAAAATCACTTTAGCACAGGCCCATGACCCTTGCGTGAACGCCCAAGTCAACGCCATCAAAGCGAACTGTTGAGAAGGTATGAGGAATGGCCGAAGAAGTGCTCGCGCAAATCAACGCTAGTCGATAGCGCCTCACAAGCAAAAATCCACACCACCCCCCTCATCGCCCGTCCAGCAGCGGATTGCGGTAACTGTGGGTGGCACTGATGCGTTTGTTGAGGTAATCACCCGCCTTTTGCACCGGGTATTTGGGCAACTCACCGGGTGGCAGACAGGTGTCCAGGCAGGCAATGTCGGTGTGGTACGGCGGCGTGACAAACAGGGGAATCGAATAGCGATCCTGAAACGCCGGATTCACCACCCGGTGTGGGTTGGATATCCAGCGGTCATTGGTCCAGATCGCCATCAAGTCGCCGATGTTGACCACCAGCGCCTGCGGCGGTACCTGCACCGCAATCCACTCACCACTGCGCTTCATCACCTGCAGCCCGCCCACACCGTCGTCAGCCAGCAGCGTGACGGAGCCATAGTCGGTGTGCACACCACTGCCCAGCTGGTTTTCTGCCAAGGGCGTGATCGACTGCGGCGGGTAATGGACAAACCGCAGGTGGTACATGGTTTCACCGGGCTGATCAACAATGAAGTCATCCGGTTTACCTAACGCCCGGGCCATGGCGCGCTGCACCCGGTAAGCGGCCTCTTTGGCCTGTGCGTAATAGGCCTCCCAAGCGGTACGAAAGCCGGGGGTGGAAGGCCACTGGTTGGGGCCAAAAAACGGCGTGCCCGCCAGCACATCGGGGTGGTTCGGGCCAGCTTCACCTCCAGTGTCCAGCGTTTCCTTCAGGTCACCTTTCTGGCTTTCGTCCAGCGCCTCGGTGGCAATGCCCACGTAGCCCCGGTGGTACGGCGACCTGGCGATGGCAATGGTGTTCTTGCTCGCCAGCGGCTCGGCAAAGAACAAGGCAGATTCGGCCAGCATCCGCGCCTTGACCTCGGGCAACACGCCGTGACCAGTGATCAGGAAAAAACCGGTTTCACGGCAAGTCTCGTCCAGCAGCCGGGCCGCGGCATCCTGTGCGGCAGAAGGTGCTACGCCAGTGGCAAAACAGCTGACATCAATCGTAGGCAATGAGGGCATGGTGGACTTCCTTTGGGGGGTGAATTCGGCCTGGAGACAAGCTTCCCGGACGGAGTATCGCAGCCGATGCACAAGATTTTGTACGCCCACGAGCCGCCTGAACTCAGCCAGAAGCGGCGACGACAAACGCCGCTTTGCTTCGCCCACAAAAATAACAAAAACAATAGCACTTCACGCAACAACCACAGGCACTACAGGCCAAAATCATTGTGATTAAGTGCCGATTTTCCGGATTTTTGCCCCCTCCTATCATGCGAAGCGTCTGCCGATGCCCCTTACACTTCGCCAAGATGTGATCCTCAACAACGACTGGTCAAGTATGGACGGAAACAAGTTCCCTCTCACGCATGCGTCTCCCAACGCGCGTCGGCTGCTGCTGGGGCTGCTGCTGGCCCTGATTTCCGATGCAGCCATGGCGCAAGGACAGAAGGTGTTTCGCATCGGCGTGACCAAAATCGTGGCCCATGCTGCGCTGGACGCAGATGAAAAAGGGTTTGAAGCCGGTCTGGCCAGCTCGGGCTTCAAGGAAGGTGTCAACGTGAGCTACCTGCGGCGCAACGCACAGGGTGACATGGCTGCTGCCGAATCCATCGCCCGCGAGTTTGTGGCCGAAAAAGTGGACCTGATCCACGCCATTGCCACCCCGACGGCACAGGCCGTGATGCGCTCGGGCGGTCATATTCCCATGGTGTTTTCCTCGGTCACCAACCCGGTCGGCGCAGGTCTTGTGCCGGGTAACAGTGCGTCCGGCCAGAAAACTGGCACCCACGTGACCGGTGTGAGCGACCTGTGGCCAGTTCGCCTGCAGTTTGAAACCTATGCGCGAGTGCTGCCCGCGGCCAAAACCTGGGGCACCATTTACAACCCGAACGAAGCCAACTCGGTGTCCCACATTCAGGCCATGCGTGCAACCGCGAAACAGCTGGGCCTGACCCTGGTCGAGGCCACCGTGACCAAGGGCGACGAAGTGCCTGCCGCTGCGGCGGCTTTGGCCAAGAAGGTGCAGGCCATCACCATCACCTCGGACAACACCACCGTGGCCCGGATTGATGCCATTGCCCAGGTGTGTGAGCAGCACAAAATTGCGCTGTTTGCCGGTGATGTGGACAGCGTGGCGCGTGGTGCCGTCATGGCCTATGGGCTGGACTATTTCCTGGTGGGCTACTCAGCGGGCAAGAAGGCCGCGCTGGTGCTCAAAGGCATTCAGCCGGGTGATGTGCCCTGGGGTCAGGTAGAAAAATTCAGCCTGGTCATCAACACCCGCGCGGCCAGAGCCCAGGGTGTGAGCCTTGCGCCAGACTTGCTGGCCCGGGCGGACAAGCTCATTCAATGATGGATTCGGCACAGGCATGCGGTTTCTGAAAGGCATCTATCTGGCAGTGGCGATTTTGCTGCTGACCATTGGTGTGGGCCTGTACGCCGACCTGCGCAGCGAATCCATGCACGTTCAGCACCTGAGAATCCAGCTTGGGCTGGAGCGTATGGTGCGGCTCAACCAGTCGCTGACCAGTTCGATCACCTTGGCGGTGGTGGAAAAAAACAGCCTGCGCGCGGCCAGCTACGACACCTTGCAAAGCGAGCTTGAGGCCACCATGCAAGAGGTGCAGGCGCTGACCCAAGGCATGACGCTGGCGGGTGAAATCCTGTCACTGCGTGACCAGCAACACGGTTTACGCTCGTTCGAGAAACAGGCGTTTGAGCAGATACGCGCCCAGCGGTGGGATGCCGCTTTCCAGGCGTTGCTGGGGGGTGACTACGTCATGATGCTCAAGCTGTATGAAATCAACAGCGAATCTGCCGTGGGGGCACTCAGTATCGAGCTGGCCAATAGTGCCCAGCAGCAAAACCAGTTGCGTCAGGCCACCTTGGTGTTGCGTTTGCTGGCCGTCGTGTTGTTGCTGTGGGTGGGCTGGCGTTACTCCCGGCGTTTGCAGGCCGAGCTGGCCGAGCAGATGCGCCTGCAAAGCGAAATTAGCGAATCCAAAAATGCGCTGGAAGCCACCGTTCTACAACGCACCGCCGAGCTTCAGGTGGCCAACCAGCAGTTGGAAACCCTCAGCACCACCGACGCGCTGACCGGCCTGGCCAACCGCCGCAGCTTTGACACGCACTGGGCCGAAGAATGGCAACGCTCCCTGCGCCAAGCCACGCCACTGGCAGTGATCATGCTCGACGTGGATCACTTCAAAGCCTACAACGACCACTACGGCCACCCGCAAGGTGATGCCTGCCTGCAACGCGTGGGGGAAATCCTGCGATCCTGCATCCGGCGTGCGGGTGAACTCGCAGCGCGTTATGGCGGTGAAGAATTTGTCGTGATCTTGCCAGGAGCCACCCCCCAACAGGCACTTGAGACGGCGTACAGCATCCTGGGGGCCATTCGTGCAGCGCGCATACCACACGTCGACTCCCCTACGGCCGACATCGTCACGCTCAGCCTGGGTGTTGCTGCGGCCTCACTCCATGCAACCGGCCAGCGCGAACAACTGCTCAATACGGCCGACCTGGCCCTGTACCAGGCCAAGCACCAGGGGCGCAACCGCGTGGTGCTGATAGACCTTGACGAACCAGACACCGCCGTGGCCATTGATCCTCAAAACGCCCAAGTCAGCGCCAAATAAGCCTGGCGGCTCGAAGGCAGCTGGGCCAGCACCGCCTGTGCCGGGCCGCCATACACCCGCAGGCCGCCCTGCACTTGCACCCGGTCGCCTTTCCACAGCAGCGCGGCCGTCAGCATGCGGCCACCATCCAACGGGTGGTAGAGCAAGTCCAACGAGGGTTGCCAGCCTTCGTGGTCCCAGCTCAGGCGCAGGTAGAGGTTGCGGCGTTGCAGGTTGGCCGCTGTCCCCAAGGCTTGCGCCTGCCAGGCCAGGTTGCCGGCCACCGCTGCGGCGGGTGCACCCCAACCTGCCAGACTGCTGAGTTGGCGGTTGCGCGCTGACCAGGTTTGCCACTGCGCATCGCTGGGTGCGCTGCCGTCCCACCAGGCCTCAGCCAGCAGGCTGAGCTGGCTCGCGTTCGTCCAGGTGCCCCCCAGCAGCAGTTGCGCGACATCGGGTTCACTGGCAGACTGCCACGGGTTGCTGGCCTGCAAGCCACTGACTGCGGGGCGCATGACCGTGCTGTCCACCCGCTCGGCATAACGCAGAGAGCTGTGCAGCTCCAGCTCATTTGTGGCCACCCAGGCCAAGGCTGCGCCCAGGCTGGTGCCGGTGTGGGCACCGATGCGGGCAAAGCCGTACCAGTCTGCCGCACCACTGCGCTGGTACAGCCGTGCTGCCAGCGCGGGTTCCTGTGCACCCAGCGTGTCCGATAAAGCGGTGGGGTTGACCCACACCAGAGACCAGGCGGTGTCGGTGATGAAATGCTCGGCCAGCAGCATAGGGCGGCCCTCGGGTGTGCTACTGACCAGCGTGCGGCGCACCTCCTGCTGCACCATGTCGTTGGGGCGGTAGCCGTAGCCTACGTCCCAGCTCACAATCTTTTTGCCCGCGCTGAACTGCCAGGCCCCCGCGTCATACGAGGCCACCAGCTCATTGACCCAGGCCTGGCTGTGGGTGGCCTGGCCCTCGTTGCGCAGTTGCTGCAAAGTCACCACGGCGGTGATGCCTTGGCCACTGGCGCGCAACTCTGTCTGCACCGTGGCACCACTGGCGGGCAGGTCGGCGATGCCGCTTTGCAGCGCATGGCTAGCGGCCAGCGGGCCGGCGGTATTGGCGTGAACGTCGTCCCATTGCAAACGCACCTGACCACTGACCAGCGGCGCAGTGTCTTGCGCCTGAGCCGCGCAGCACACCGCCAGCATGATCCCGGCGATTAACTTTGAGGCCACAGCCTAGTCCAGCGCGGGGTTACGCACCAGAAACATCGGGTTCAGCCACTCGGGCGGCACTTGGCGCACCTTGCGGCTGAGGTAGCGCACATGGGTGGTTTTGTGGTTGCTGACCTGGTCGGCCAGCACCATCTCCAGCACCATGGTCGGGGCAGCGGGTTTGTCCATCACAAACGTGGCTTGTTTGGCCAGTTTGTCGGACAGCACATACAAGTCGGCCCGCACCGGCTCAAAGCGGGTTTTACCGACCCACAGCTCAATACGCTGGTAGGTCACGCCCTTGCGGGTGGCGTTCAGGCTCAAATGCAGGCAGGTCTGCTTGGCCGCCACCTCACAGGGTTCTTCGCCCACCAGTTTGCCCGCATAGTCGTCGGCCCAGCTCATGGTGGCAATGTCGCCGGTGGAGGCATCACCCAGCAGCTTTTGCATCGGGGTGATGCGCAGCGGGCGCTGGCTGCCTGGCATCAAAAGCCAGAAGTCGTCGCTCAGCATCAGCACCTTTTGGCCTTTTTCAGCCGGGCTTTGCATCACCACCAGGGACTGGCGTTTGGCTTGGGCAAACACGGTGTAGCGGCGTTCCTTGTCGGGTGTGCCATCGGCATTAAGCACGTTGATCTGGGTGTCCACCTGCAGGTTCTCGGCGGTCATGCGGAATTTGTCGGTGGCTTGAAGGACGCTTTGCACGTCCTGAACCTGAGCCTGAGCCATGGCTTGGGCTGCCAGCAGGGGCAAGAGGTAGGTGAGTTTCATTTTTTGTCCTTTTGAGATGTTTATTGGGTTGTAGCGCTTTATTCGTTTGCGTTGGTAGCTCTTGTTTTGGTAGCAATCATTGCTTTTGTAGTCCCCCCCTCACCCCCAACCCCTCTCCACCCCCGCCGGGGCGGAAAGGGGGGGCTAACAGCCGTATTTGGCCGAGGGTTTGAACGGTGGCAAGACAACGCGTGAGTTTTGTAGGTTCATGTTGACTATTGCATATGAAATTGGCCTCTAGTGCTTGTCAATAATGCGTAAGCAGCTATCAAATTTGATTTTCTGTAGAAACCCAGCCCTTTGGGCGATTGCTGTGGAGATAGAAAACTTCGCCCAGGTACAGGGCTTCCACGCGGGTCGGTTCCACACAAGTCGTTGGCATCTCCAGTACGCTCCAAACTGCCCCACGGCGTGTAAGACCTCGGTTTACAGCGTCGGCCAAATACGGTTGTTAGGCCCCCCTTTCCGCCCCGGCGGGGGTGGAGAGGGGTTGGGGGTGAGGGGGGGATTACAAAAGCAAGCACAACACCACCGCAATAAAAACAAGCATCAGGTATGCGCCAACGCATCCACCACCGCCATGTTCACCGTCTTGCGCGCCACCCAGGCCGAGGCGGCCATGGTCAGCAGCACCATGGTGAGGATGGTGACCAGGAACATCATCGGGTCAACCGTCACATTCAGCGGGTAGCCGACCGAGCGCCCAGGTGGTGGTGGCATGTCGATGGGCACCACCAGCAAGAAGGCTGACCCGGCCAGGGCAATCAGTGCGCCCACCAGTGCGCCGACACCACCCAGCACCATGCCCTCCAGCGACAGGGTGCGCAGCATCTGGCCGGGCAGCGTACCCAGGGCGCGCAGGGTGCCGATTTCACGGGTGCGCTCGATGATGGCCATGGACATGGCATTGGTCACCACAAACACCACAATCACCGCAATGATCATGCCTAAAGCCCCAAAAATGCGGTTGTACAGGTTTCGCACCGCCTTGTAGAACAGCGCCTGGTCTTCCCAGGTTTGCACCGTCAACTCTGGGTGAGCCTGGGCCACCTGGGCCTGCATCGGCTGGGTCTGGGCCATGCGGTTCAGGTAGACCCCCAGGGTGCTGACTTTTTGTGTGTTCAAGAGGCGCTGGGTGGTGGCAATGTCGGCGTAGATCAGGCGTTTGTCGATCTCCGGGATGCCAATGGAAAAGATGCCTTTGACCCGCACGTCCATGGCGTTGAGTGCGCCCTCGGTGGTGCTGGCCAGCAGGGTCAGGCTGCTGCCGGGTTGGGCTTTCAGGTTACGGGCCAACACGTCACCCAGCATCACCTCGGGCTCGGTCGAGCCACTGGCCAGCACCTGGCCGGCTTTGACGGTCATGAACGGGCCTTTGATGGCGAATTCACTGTCGGGCTCGACCCCCAGGCCAACCATGACAACGGATTTGTCGCCGTTGCTGATCAGGCCGCTGAACTCGATCTTGGGCAGCACACTGCGCACATTCGGGTCGGCCAGCAGTTGCTGGCGCAACGCGGTGGCGTTGTCGATGCCGTGCTGCAGCGGGGTTTCTTCGTCCTGGGTGAACTGGGCCGGTTGGCCCAGCACCAGGTGGCCGGTGTCACGCGCCGCGGCTTCGGCCAAGGATTCGTAGGTGTACAGCGCAAAACCACCGGCCAGCAGGATGCCCGCCGTGCCCAGCGCGGCAATCGACACCGTGACCATCGAGCGGCGGCGGTTGCGCAAGGTGTTTTGCACGGCAAATTTCAACCACATGAAGTTCATGACAATTCCTTTTTTTGTTTTGGATGTGCTTGTTGGCCGGGTCTCGCCCCGGCGGGCGAGGCACTTTTCTTTGCTTCGCCAAAGAAAAGTACCCAAAAGAAAGGCGAGCCGAATGCGTCGCCGTCACTGCGTGCCGGTTCGCTGCGTTGCTCGGTCTGGGCGGGGGGCCGCTCGAACTCGCTGCGCTCAGACAATCGCGTCCCCTGATCCGCCCAGCCCTGCGCTACTCGCCGACGCACCACGGCATAGGGGACAGCACTGCTCGCCCGGCTGCGCCGGGCATTGCAGCGCGGGGTGTGCCACGCACCCCAGTGCAATGTGGCGCGCAGCGCCACGAGCACGGGGTTTTGGGTCCCCTCTGGTTGCGCCTGAGTTGTGACGGTTGGGCGGGAAAAAGAACCGCGATTGTCTGAGCGAAGCGAGTTCGAGCGGTTCCCCGCCCAACCGTCGCAACTCAGGTTGCCCGCAGCATCGCTGCGGGTCGCAGACAGTGGGGTCGCCCTTTCTTTGGTTACTTTCTTTCGGTGAAACGAAAGAAAGTGACTCGCCAGCAGGGGCGAAATCCCGGCAACCGCCTCGCACCCCACAACCACCAAGCCATTGCGTTTTTGGACATGTTTTAGGCCTATAGCCCAATCAATACCTGCGCAAACAGCTATTCCATTCATAGCAAACTCCCATCCAGCAAAGCCAGCACGCGGTCGCAGCGTTGGGTCAGACGGCTGTCGTGCGTGGCAATCACAAAGGCGGCCCCTTCGGCGTGGCAGCGTTCGCGCATCAAATCCAGCACCTGATCAGCGGTGTGCGAGTCCAGGCTGGCGGTGGGCTCGTCGGCTATCACCAGCTTGGGCCGTTTGACCAGCGCGCGGGCAATCGCCACGCGCTGGCGCTGCCCGCCGGACAAGGCATCGGGCCGGTGGTGGGCGTGGTCTTGCAGGCCCACGGCTTTCAGTTGGGCTGCCACCCGCTCGCGCCGCTCGGGCGCACTCACCCCGGCGATGAACAGCGGGTAGTCCACGTTCTCGGCCACGGTCATCACCGGCACCAGGTTGAAGTTCTGGAACACAAAACCCAGCGCATCACGCCGCAACAGCGTGCGCTGCACTTCGTTCAGGCCGTTGACAGGCTGACCACCGAGCACGATGTCGCCCGTATCCGGCGTGTCAATCAGGCCGCACAGATTCAGGATGGTGCTTTTGCCGCTTCCGGATGGGCCGGTGAGGGCCAGCAGCTCACCGCGCTCTACACACAAGTCCACCCCTTGCAGGGCCGGGATCACATGCTCGCCCAAGCGGTAGGTTTTGTGCACCCCGTGCAGTTCAATGACGGCCGTTGTGGTGGCGCTCATGATGCAATGGCCTTGAGTTGGGTGCGGGCAGCTTCGGCCTGCGGGGCGTTGGCCTTGATGACTTCATCCAGGTACTTGCGGGCATCTTGCGGGCGGTTTTCTTTGCTGGCCAACTGCGCGGCGGTCAACCATACATTGCCCCTGAATTCAAGCGGTGCCACCCCCAGCAGCGGGCT is a window of Rhodoferax lithotrophicus DNA encoding:
- a CDS encoding ABC transporter permease is translated as MNFMWLKFAVQNTLRNRRRSMVTVSIAALGTAGILLAGGFALYTYESLAEAAARDTGHLVLGQPAQFTQDEETPLQHGIDNATALRQQLLADPNVRSVLPKIEFSGLISNGDKSVVMVGLGVEPDSEFAIKGPFMTVKAGQVLASGSTEPEVMLGDVLARNLKAQPGSSLTLLASTTEGALNAMDVRVKGIFSIGIPEIDKRLIYADIATTQRLLNTQKVSTLGVYLNRMAQTQPMQAQVAQAHPELTVQTWEDQALFYKAVRNLYNRIFGALGMIIAVIVVFVVTNAMSMAIIERTREIGTLRALGTLPGQMLRTLSLEGMVLGGVGALVGALIALAGSAFLLVVPIDMPPPPGRSVGYPLNVTVDPMMFLVTILTMVLLTMAASAWVARKTVNMAVVDALAHT
- a CDS encoding GGDEF domain-containing protein → MRFLKGIYLAVAILLLTIGVGLYADLRSESMHVQHLRIQLGLERMVRLNQSLTSSITLAVVEKNSLRAASYDTLQSELEATMQEVQALTQGMTLAGEILSLRDQQHGLRSFEKQAFEQIRAQRWDAAFQALLGGDYVMMLKLYEINSESAVGALSIELANSAQQQNQLRQATLVLRLLAVVLLLWVGWRYSRRLQAELAEQMRLQSEISESKNALEATVLQRTAELQVANQQLETLSTTDALTGLANRRSFDTHWAEEWQRSLRQATPLAVIMLDVDHFKAYNDHYGHPQGDACLQRVGEILRSCIRRAGELAARYGGEEFVVILPGATPQQALETAYSILGAIRAARIPHVDSPTADIVTLSLGVAAASLHATGQREQLLNTADLALYQAKHQGRNRVVLIDLDEPDTAVAIDPQNAQVSAK
- a CDS encoding ABC transporter ATP-binding protein; this encodes MSATTTAVIELHGVHKTYRLGEHVIPALQGVDLCVERGELLALTGPSGSGKSTILNLCGLIDTPDTGDIVLGGQPVNGLNEVQRTLLRRDALGFVFQNFNLVPVMTVAENVDYPLFIAGVSAPERRERVAAQLKAVGLQDHAHHRPDALSGGQRQRVAIARALVKRPKLVIADEPTASLDSHTADQVLDLMRERCHAEGAAFVIATHDSRLTQRCDRVLALLDGSLL
- a CDS encoding isopenicillin N synthase family dioxygenase, which gives rise to MPSLPTIDVSCFATGVAPSAAQDAAARLLDETCRETGFFLITGHGVLPEVKARMLAESALFFAEPLASKNTIAIARSPYHRGYVGIATEALDESQKGDLKETLDTGGEAGPNHPDVLAGTPFFGPNQWPSTPGFRTAWEAYYAQAKEAAYRVQRAMARALGKPDDFIVDQPGETMYHLRFVHYPPQSITPLAENQLGSGVHTDYGSVTLLADDGVGGLQVMKRSGEWIAVQVPPQALVVNIGDLMAIWTNDRWISNPHRVVNPAFQDRYSIPLFVTPPYHTDIACLDTCLPPGELPKYPVQKAGDYLNKRISATHSYRNPLLDGR
- a CDS encoding outer membrane lipoprotein-sorting protein — protein: MKLTYLLPLLAAQAMAQAQVQDVQSVLQATDKFRMTAENLQVDTQINVLNADGTPDKERRYTVFAQAKRQSLVVMQSPAEKGQKVLMLSDDFWLLMPGSQRPLRITPMQKLLGDASTGDIATMSWADDYAGKLVGEEPCEVAAKQTCLHLSLNATRKGVTYQRIELWVGKTRFEPVRADLYVLSDKLAKQATFVMDKPAAPTMVLEMVLADQVSNHKTTHVRYLSRKVRQVPPEWLNPMFLVRNPALD
- a CDS encoding ABC transporter substrate-binding protein — translated: MPLTLRQDVILNNDWSSMDGNKFPLTHASPNARRLLLGLLLALISDAAMAQGQKVFRIGVTKIVAHAALDADEKGFEAGLASSGFKEGVNVSYLRRNAQGDMAAAESIAREFVAEKVDLIHAIATPTAQAVMRSGGHIPMVFSSVTNPVGAGLVPGNSASGQKTGTHVTGVSDLWPVRLQFETYARVLPAAKTWGTIYNPNEANSVSHIQAMRATAKQLGLTLVEATVTKGDEVPAAAAALAKKVQAITITSDNTTVARIDAIAQVCEQHKIALFAGDVDSVARGAVMAYGLDYFLVGYSAGKKAALVLKGIQPGDVPWGQVEKFSLVINTRAARAQGVSLAPDLLARADKLIQ
- the chrA gene encoding chromate efflux transporter; its protein translation is MDTAKPLTSSNLPAPLDTSADPAAQPSACSGMPPAVSFGVAFKFWLRLGLISFGGPAGQIGIMHRELVEEKRWISEARFLHALNYCMLLPGPEAQQLATYIGWLMHRTWGGVVAGALFVLPSLFILIGLSWVYVAFGNVPWVAALLYGIKPAVAAIVLQAVHRMGSKTLKKPSEAPVLWAIAALSFIAIAVFKLPFPWVVLAAALAGWLGQRWLPAQFAAGGGHGAATVVGGTHQPALIDDHTPTPRHARFKKTRLAKVLAAGLALWLLPMGVLMAWQGWAGALTQMGWFFTKAALLTFGGAYAVLPYVVQGAVDQFGWLTGAQMMDGLALGETTPGPLIMVVAFVGFLGGWAKQVLGPEALFLGAALAASVVTWFTFLPSFIFILAGGPLVESTHGKLQFTAPLKAITAAVVGVMASLAVFFIVHIAYESSARGYFGLKMDVAALGLMAMALWALLRYKLGVMPVMAACALAGLGLYWMA